Genomic window (Vitis riparia cultivar Riparia Gloire de Montpellier isolate 1030 chromosome 4, EGFV_Vit.rip_1.0, whole genome shotgun sequence):
ATGAAgaaatcttttaaaaacatgtCCAAAATAAATTGccaaaaataaggaaagaatcACATACTGTTGCCACAGTACTGATAACTGCTGCAACGCCAGCTGCCTTGGTTGCTTCACGAACGCCTTCTGCAAATTATTCATACAAATATCATACAAATAGGTTATCATCTGATTACAGCACTCAATGAATTGCATTATACATGGATAACCGCAACACAAGACaagaaaataaactagaatATACGGAAAGTTTAAGATATCCAAGATACCAAACATTTCATCTCGATTGTTGAAAGTACATAATAAAATCTAGGCTGACGTATAAACAATGAGACCAAGGTACAAAGAATGGGACGAGGCACAAATAATGGGACCAAGGTAAAAAAGAATGTGATCAAATTTTGTACAAAACAAGATCTAAATCTATAAGCACAACTAATCAGTTCGTACTTTTCAGCAGCACACACCAAATCAGTATTGTAGCCAGACCCTATAATAAATGGCTCTATAAGAATGATAGGGACCAAATTATGTTTAAGtaaaatcaaaaccctaacctTGGATTGGTTCAttgagaaaacagaggaaaacgaaaaaagaagagaaatttcAGTCTTTATAGTCTTCCTCGACTAGACCAAGCCAAATTGTTGCATTTGAAGAAATCAATCAACTTCAGCGGTAAAGAATCCAAATTAACCCTCTCTTTGGCTTCTGAGAAAACTCAGAAAATTTCTAAAACCAAGAAAATCTATATCCTGACATTTTATGATATTTCTCTATTCCAAAAATTGAAACAGCTAAAGTGCGAAACCTTTGATCCCCCTCAAGTCCTAATTAATctataaaacactttttttgctttcttctcCTACATTTTCCCAGTATCCAAACAGAACCTAAATTGAATTCATACAATAAAACACACATATATAGACAGACCCTTTGTTCAACTCGGACAAATTCAGAGGGGAACAGCCCATAGAAGACTAgtataagaataataataaaatcataatattccCAAAAATGACGAGAGTCAACCCGTCTAACAGGGAGAGCCTTTTTCTCCCCCAAGTCCATAACAATCAAatcatgcaaaaattttaaGACCCCAAACCTTGtcccacattttctcagcaaccgaaaaagagaaaacacagtAGACGAGCCAATCAAACCTTGAACACACTCCGCTCGGACAATTTTCCGACTTTCTGCAATAGAGGGAAACCCAGCTTTTCTGGGCGTCGAAATATCCCCAGTTTCTGATCCAAATCCCATTCCTCTGTGTCTTTTCTCTGTTACGAAAGCAAATTGAAGAATTCCAAGTGCCCGTCGGGTTTGCTTCGTTTGATTCTGTGTGATCTGCGTGCAGAAAcccaaatatttatttcctttcgAGTGCCGTGTCCTAATTCCCTTTTTCTAGCCACGTGGCATACAACAAAATCAGGTGGCCATTGAATTGTGTGGAAAGTATAAACTATTAGAGTGCAATTTGCACTGAGTTCGGGAAGTGTTTTTAACGgcacttcaaaaattttattttgcaaagtattaaaaatgttataaatacttCTCAAAATCATGTCAAAAATACTTTAAAGCGTTTTTGGTTGGAaacattttaataaacaaaaggaaacagCATTTAcagtgattttattttttatttaaaaaaaaaaaaaaaggagctaAATGTTATTCCAAATAAGCacaatactaataataatgttttcattttactttattttaattttgacgCTGTGtttggttatatatataaattctaggatatacttttccatttaaaaaatatatattattttttttatatttaataatattcatgattaaaatagctaaaaattaataatacataAGGGATATAAGAAAAtagtttgaaattaattttatatatttttcattttttgaattaaattattgataattttaatttattgtaatTGAAACCTAATTTGATTATCTCCTCATTATCATCTTTGAGCTATGGAGGTTGAAACTTCTAAAATTGCACCTtctatattatgaaaatttttttttttttttcatatatgcacatattatatttattaatatgtgtttataatatcaagtagatttattttaagatatttgtaTCATATATTGTCCGTAATAGTTAATGTTAATATACATCGAGTAAACTTGATTACGAATTCTTGAAGAGATAAAATTAtgtcaataataatataaaatgttaTGTGAAtgaatatttacattttatcatatttagaAGAATCTAATATGATCAATATGatgataaataattatacatcAACATATTACAAGTCATGTAGACATATATTATTTAGTAATTTGTTATCTATACCcatgaaaatcaatataatcTCTAGTGCAAATTATTActttaatgaaataatttttcccataattaacaaataaaaattttttaatacaaacattatattatatattagatcaaacataaaataaggCTAACTCATGTTACTatataatcaatcaaacatgagatatgatatgttatttattttttattttttatcttctctAGTActatgtcattttcttttttatcctcTCTATCATGATAGtcaatgaataataataatca
Coding sequences:
- the LOC117912566 gene encoding early nodulin-93-like, with the protein product MGFGSETGDISTPRKAGFPSIAESRKIVRAECVQEGVREATKAAGVAAVISTVATLGAVRYVPWVKQHINYTGRALIISAASVAAFFITADKTILECGKRNTTYDKPV